The following proteins come from a genomic window of Megalops cyprinoides isolate fMegCyp1 chromosome 6, fMegCyp1.pri, whole genome shotgun sequence:
- the LOC118779993 gene encoding pectinesterase inhibitor 10-like, translating into MRKNASVWKLMDSVGKGGYRSKRASKSSNDKRLDNEMWDLSSSSSNQPAVPGPHSSLTSSSSRHLGPPSPSGLHAPAPPLSSISSASSLPHSRQLRAPSHSGLCAPAPLSPLSRSSSHQLGPPSHSGVRAPSPPFSSPSSSSSSLSPSRHLGPPFPSPGRAPSLPTPLSRSSSSSSFTQASGPSSASQGYFSQLWSPQVPYL; encoded by the exons ATGAGGAAGAATGCGTCCGTATGGAAGTTAATGGATTCCGTGGGAAAAGGGGGCTACAGGTCTAAACGAGCCAGCAAG tccTCCAATGATAAGCGCCTGGACAATGAGATGTGGGATCTCAGTTCCAGCTCCTCCAATCAGCCTGCAGTCCCAGGGCCCCACTCCTCACTcacatcctcctcctctcgCCACCTTGGCCCCCCATCTCCGTCAGGTCTGCatgcccctgcccctcccctctcctctatCTCCTCTGCTTCCTCCTTGCCCCACTCTCGCCAGCTTCGTGCCCCGTCTCACTCAGGTTTGTGCGCCCCggcccctctctcacccctctcccgctcctccTCTCACCAGCTCGGCCCCCCGTCTCACTCAGGTGTGCGTGCCCCTTCCCCAcccttctcttctccctcctcctcttcatcttctttGTCCCCGTCCCGTCACCTCGGTCCCCCCTTTCCCTCACCTGGGCGTGCCCCTTCCCTTCCCACTCCCCTGTCccgctcttcctcctcctcctctttcacacaGGCCTCAGGGCCCAGCTCAGCATCTCAGGGCTACTTCTCTCAGCTCTGGAGCCCTCAGGTACCGTATCTCTGA